In Aegilops tauschii subsp. strangulata cultivar AL8/78 chromosome 3, Aet v6.0, whole genome shotgun sequence, one genomic interval encodes:
- the LOC109735283 gene encoding AP3-complex subunit beta-A, whose protein sequence is MFGMRASGAAASWVVGRMGTDAHLYDDPEDAAIPALLDSRFDGDKVDALKRLLALIAQGVDVAHLFPQVVKNVAAQSLEVKKLVYLYLLHYAETRQNEALLSINIFQKDLSDINPLVRAWALRTMAGIRLHVVAPLVLVAVKKCARDPSPYVRKCAAYALCKLYDLLPEENTTLEEIVDVLLGDSSFGVVGAAAVAFKSVCPNCLALIAKHFQRLCETLPDIEEWYQITLIEILLRYVIAKHGLVKDSVMFASGLSLETQAGRDSVPVSNISSTQAETIVKGGSGTMPNIMLFRHYIEEYSGAFDRDEDKFSFPSVTSSTNDDVVILLKCTSPLLWSQNSAVILAAASVHWIMAPAEEVKRIVGPILFTLRSSPDATYVMLGNILVFAKTAPLLFSSYFEDFFICASDPYQTRALKLEILTTIATESSIPAILEEFQDYIKDPNRRFVADTVAAIALCALKLPSITSSCLEGLLALVLYELSITNSVHLNEEDAVLVQAILSIKEIVKIDAASHEKVIIRLVRCLDTIMEPAARSLIIWIFGEYSSTGNLIPKIAPVVLKYLAWSFAAEVLETKLQILNASVKVIIHSAEDQLEEFKRTVAYVIQLAACDMNYDVRDRARFLSGLLPCCANENDSSCRSQNVDVIKELADHIFGGKIPPPSNSDSNYRIYLPGSLSQVVLHAAPGYAPLPKPQSMILIHKTVEPTRGVADSSEGTNSDAESGSSRDESGSVYDSESEAGSDSNDEGHNLHRQKENQEAPLIHMYDGNVDQAYAGRAVDENLASLISTDLTELMSKSALESWLDEAPAAPLVPVQTSCARVSFTTRSFERKPKLHRLLDPSDSGGLSVLYAFSSEVSVKSRLLVCVDLFVENVTTEQLADITIKSEEASGSKSGMDQTSEGSASIPTLVPVEEIQSLAPEQRAKMLLQVHFHHHLLPLKLSVFCNGKRHPAKLHPDIAYFVRPLPMDLNAFLCKENQLRGMFEYARRCTFKDHLQKHEQTEESTDDNTDKNLLVAQTLASKVLSNANVHLVSMDMPVTFSIDDASGLCWRFSSEILSTSNPCLITIVADGHTSEPLDLTVKVNSEDTAFGLNLLNRIVAIIE, encoded by the exons ATGTTCGGGATGCGGGCGAGCGgcgcggcggcgtcgtgggtggTGGGGCGGATGGGCACGGACGCGCACCTGTACGACGACCCGGAGGACGCCGCCATCCCGGCGCTGCTCGACTCCCGCTTCGACGGCGACAAGGTCGACGCCCTCAAGCGCCTCCTCGCCCTCATCGCCCAGGGCGTCGACGTCGCCCACCTCTTCCCCCAG GTGGTGAAGAACGTGGCGGCACAGTCGCTCGAGGTCAAGAAGCTCGTCTACCTCTACCTGCTCCACTACGCCGAGAC GCGGCAAAATGAAGCTCTCCTTTCTATTAACATATTCCAGAAGGATTTATCAGACATAAACCCGTTGGTAAGGGCTTGGGCCCTTCGCACTATGGCTGGCATCAGATTACACGTTGTCGCTCCACTCGTGTTAGTGGCTGTGAAGAAATGTGCAAGGGATCCATCACCTTATGTTAGGAAATGCGCGGCATATGCACTTTGTAAGCTCTACGACTTGCTTCCAGAGGAAAACACAACCTTGGAGGAG ATTGTGGACGTTTTGCTTGGTGACAGTTCCTTTGGAGTAGTGGGAGCTGCTGCAGTTGCATTTAAGTCGGTTTGTCCAAATTGTTTAGCGCTGATAGCAAAGCATTTCCAACGGCTCTGTGAAACACTCCCTGATATTGAAGAATGGTATCAGATTACTCTAATTGAGATTCTCTTGCGGTATGTGATAGCAAAACATGGATTGGTCAAGGATTCTGTAATGTTTGCTTCAGGATTATCTTTGGAGACCCAGGCTGGCAGGGATTCAGTTCCTGTTAGTAATATATCCAGCACCCAGGCGGAAACTATTGTTAAAGGAGGTTCTGGCACTATGCCAAACATTATGTTGTTCCGgcattacattgaagaatattcAGGAGcttttgatagagacgaggataAATTCAGCTTTCCATCTGTCACTAGTAGCACAAATGATGATGTCGTAATTCTATTGAAATGCACATCACCTCTTCTGTGGAGCCAAAATAGTGCAGTGATACTTGCAGCAGCAAGTGTTCATTGGATAATGGCTCCAGCTGAGGAAGTGAAGAGAATTGTTGGCCCGATTTTATTTACTCTACGTTCATCTCCTGATGCAACATATGTG ATGCTTGGCAACATACTAGTTTTTGCCAAGACTGCCCCGTTATTGTTTTCTTCGTATTTTGAAGATTTCTTCATATGTGCTTCAGACCCGTATCAGACTAGGGCTTTGAAGCTTGAAATACTCACCACCATTGCCACAGAGTCATCTATCCCAGCCATTCTTGAAGAATTTCAG GATTATATTAAAGATCCGAATAGGAGATTCGTGGCAGATACAGTTGCTGCAATTGCATTGTGTGCCCTGAAACTCCCCTCTATCACCTCCAGTTGTCTTGAGGGACTTTTGGCACTTGTATTGTACG AATTGTCTATCACTAACTCAGTTCACTTGAATGAAGAAGATGCTGTTTTAGTTCAAGCCATCTTGTCAATCAAAGAAATCGTGAAAATAGATGCAGCATCTCATGAGAAG GTGATTATCCGCTTGGTTCGTTGTCTGGATACAATTATGGAGCCTGCCGCACGGTCCTTAATTATTTGGATATTTGGTGAGTATAGCTCTACTGGAAATCTCATCCCAAAGATAGCTCCAGTTGTTCTTAAGTATTTGGCATGGTCCTTTGCTGCCGAAGTGCTCGAGACAAAGCTTCAGATCCTAAATGCTTCTGTGAAG GTTATCATACATTCTGCAGAAGATCAGCTAGAAGAATTCAAAAGGACAGTGGCATATGTCATTCAGTTGGCTGCATGTGACATGAATTATGATGTCCGCGATCGTGCACGTTTCTTGTCAGGACTTCTGCCATGCTGTGCTAATGAAAATGACTCCTCATGTCGATCACAGAATGTAGATGTTATTAAGGAGCTAGCTGACCATATCTTTGGTGGGAAGATACCTCCTCCATCTAATTCAGACAGCAACTACCGGATTTATCTTCCGGGTTCCCTGTCACAAGTTGTTCTTCATGCAGCGCCTGGTTATGCACCACTTCCGAAGCCTCAAAGTATGATCTTAATTCATAAGACTGTAGAACCAACCAGAGGTGTAGCTGATTCCTCCGAAGGTACTAATTCTGACGCTGAATCTGGATCTTCAAGGGATGAGAGTGGCTCTGTGTATGATTCAGAAAGTGAAGCTGGTAGTGATTCAAATGATGAAGGTCATAACCTTCATCGTCAAAAGGAGAATCAGGAAGCTCCGCTGATTCATATGTATGATGGTAATGTAGATCAAGCCTATGCAGGTCGAGCTGTCGATGAAAATTTGGCATCTCTCATCTCTACTGATTTGACAGAACTAATGTCCAAGTCAGCCTTAGAGTCATGGCTTGATGAGGCTCCTGCTGCACCACTTGTTCCGGTACAGACATCATGTGCAAGGGTTTCTTTTACCACTCGCAGCTTTGAGAGAAAACCTAAATTGCATAGGTTGTTAGATCCATCGGATAGTGGTGGCTTGAGTGTTCTATATGCCTTCTCGTCTGAGGTTTCAGTCAAATCACGCTTGCTAGTATGTGTAGACTTGTTTGTCGAGAATGTTACAACAGAACAATTAGCAGATATAACCATTAAATCTGAAGAGGCTTCTGGTAGCAAGAGTGGCATGGACCAAACATCAGAAGGATCTGCAAG CATACCAACTCTTGTTCCTGTTGAAGAGATACAGTCACTGGCTCCTGAACAGAGAGCTAAGATGCTTCTTCAGGTTCACTTTCAtcaccatctcttgcccttgaAGTTGTCTGTCTTTTGCAATGGGAAAAGGCATCCAGCCAAACTTCACCCGGACATTGCTTATTTTGTACGACCACTACCCATGGATCTAAATGCTTTTCTATGCAAGGAAAACCAGCTGAGGGGAATGTTTGAGTACGCTAGAAG GTGCACCTTCAAAGATCATCTTCAAAAGCACGAGCAGACCGAAGAGAGTACAGACGACAACACCGACAAGAACCTTCTAGTAGCCCAAACTCTCGCATCGAAAGTACTCAGCAACGCTAATGTTCACCTAGTGTCGATGGATATGCCGGTGACCTTCAGCATCGACGACGCCTCCGGCTTGTGCTGGCGATTCAGCAGCGAGATCCTGAGCACTTCGAACCCCTGCCTGATCACTATCGTGGCGGACGGGCATACCTCGGAACCACTGGATCTCACTGTCAAGGTGAACTCTGAAGACACGGCGTTCGGACTGAACCTCCTGAACAGAATCGTGGCGATTATAGAGTGA